From the genome of Gorilla gorilla gorilla isolate KB3781 chromosome 4, NHGRI_mGorGor1-v2.1_pri, whole genome shotgun sequence, one region includes:
- the COPS3 gene encoding COP9 signalosome complex subunit 3 isoform X8, with amino-acid sequence MPSVPDFETLFSQVQLFISTCNGEHIRYATDTFAGLCHQLTNALVERKQPLRGIGILKQAIDKMQMNTNQLTSIHADLCQLCLLAKCFKPALPYLDVDMMDICKENGAYDAKHFLCYYYYGGMIYTGLKNFERALYFYEQAITTPAMAVSHIMLESYKKYILVSLILLGKVQQLPKYTSQIVGRFIKPLSNAYHELAQVYSTNNPSELRNLVNKHSETFTRDNNMGLVKQCLSSLYKKNIQRLTKTFLTLSLQDMASRVQLSGPQEAEKYVLHMIEDGEIFASINQKDGMVSFHDNPEKYNNPAMLHNIDQEMLKCIELDERLKAMDQEITVNPQFVQKSMGSQEDDSGNKPSSYS; translated from the exons ATGCCCAGTGTTCCTGACTTCGAAACGCTATTCTCACAGGTTCAGCTCTTCATCAGTACTTGTAATGGGGAGCACATTCGATATGCAACAGACACTT TTGCTGGGCTTTGCCATCAGCTAACAAATGCACTTGTGGAAAGAAAACAG CCCCTGCGAGGAATTGGCATCCTTAAGCAAGCCATAGACAAGATGCAGATGAATACAAACCAGCTGACCTCAATACATGCTGATCTCTGCCAG CTTTGTTTGCTAGCAAAATGCTTTAAGCCTGCCCTTCCATATCTTGACGTGGATATGATGGATATCTGTAAAGAGAATGGAGCCTATGATGCAAAGCACTTTTTATGTTACTATTATTATGGAGGGATGATCTATACTGGGCTGAAGAACTTTGAAAGAGCTCTCTACTTTTATGAACAG GCTATAACTACTCCTGCCATGGCGGTCAGTCATATCATGTTGGAAtcatataaaaagtatattttagtgTCTTTGATATTACTTGGCAAAGTACAACAGCTACCAAAATATACATCTCAAATTGTGGGTAGATTCATTAAG CCTCTTAGCAATGCATACCACGAGTTAGCACAAGTGTATTCAACCAACAACCCCTCAGAACTCCGAAACCTGGTGAATAAGCACAGTGAAACCTTCACTCGCGATAACAACATGGGGCTGGTGAAGCAATGCTTGTCATCTCTTTATAAGAAGAATATTCAGAGGCTAACAAAG ACCTTTTTAACTCTATCATTACAAGATATGGCAAGTCGTGTGCAGTTATCTGGACCTCAGGAGGCAGAAAAATATGTTCTGCACATG aTAGAAGATGGTGAGATTTTTGCAAGTATTAACCAGAAGGACGGTATGGTCAGTTTCCATGATAAccctgaaaaatataataacccAGCCATGCTTCATAACATTGATCAGGAG ATGCTGAAGTGCATTGAGCTGGATGAGCGGCTGAAAGCCATGGACCAGGAGATCACAGTGAACCCTCAGTTTGTACAAAAG AGTATGGGCTCACAAGAAGATGATTCAGGAAACAAACCATCCAGTTATTCTTGA
- the COPS3 gene encoding COP9 signalosome complex subunit 3 isoform X9 translates to MGSTFDMQQTLPLRGIGILKQAIDKMQMNTNQLTSIHADLCQLCLLAKCFKPALPYLDVDMMDICKENGAYDAKHFLCYYYYGGMIYTGLKNFERALYFYEQAITTPAMAVSHIMLESYKKYILVSLILLGKVQQLPKYTSQIVGRFIKRQSLAMLARLVLNSWPQAVLLRLPPRVLGLQPLSNAYHELAQVYSTNNPSELRNLVNKHSETFTRDNNMGLVKQCLSSLYKKNIQRLTKTFLTLSLQDMASRVQLSGPQEAEKYVLHMIEDGEIFASINQKDGMVSFHDNPEKYNNPAMLHNIDQEMLKCIELDERLKAMDQEITVNPQFVQKSMGSQEDDSGNKPSSYS, encoded by the exons ATGGGGAGCACATTCGATATGCAACAGACACTT CCCCTGCGAGGAATTGGCATCCTTAAGCAAGCCATAGACAAGATGCAGATGAATACAAACCAGCTGACCTCAATACATGCTGATCTCTGCCAG CTTTGTTTGCTAGCAAAATGCTTTAAGCCTGCCCTTCCATATCTTGACGTGGATATGATGGATATCTGTAAAGAGAATGGAGCCTATGATGCAAAGCACTTTTTATGTTACTATTATTATGGAGGGATGATCTATACTGGGCTGAAGAACTTTGAAAGAGCTCTCTACTTTTATGAACAG GCTATAACTACTCCTGCCATGGCGGTCAGTCATATCATGTTGGAAtcatataaaaagtatattttagtgTCTTTGATATTACTTGGCAAAGTACAACAGCTACCAAAATATACATCTCAAATTGTGGGTAGATTCATTAAG agacagagtctcgctatgttggccaggttggtgttgaactcctggcctcaagcagtccttctgcgtctgcctcccagagtgctgggattacag CCTCTTAGCAATGCATACCACGAGTTAGCACAAGTGTATTCAACCAACAACCCCTCAGAACTCCGAAACCTGGTGAATAAGCACAGTGAAACCTTCACTCGCGATAACAACATGGGGCTGGTGAAGCAATGCTTGTCATCTCTTTATAAGAAGAATATTCAGAGGCTAACAAAG ACCTTTTTAACTCTATCATTACAAGATATGGCAAGTCGTGTGCAGTTATCTGGACCTCAGGAGGCAGAAAAATATGTTCTGCACATG aTAGAAGATGGTGAGATTTTTGCAAGTATTAACCAGAAGGACGGTATGGTCAGTTTCCATGATAAccctgaaaaatataataacccAGCCATGCTTCATAACATTGATCAGGAG ATGCTGAAGTGCATTGAGCTGGATGAGCGGCTGAAAGCCATGGACCAGGAGATCACAGTGAACCCTCAGTTTGTACAAAAG AGTATGGGCTCACAAGAAGATGATTCAGGAAACAAACCATCCAGTTATTCTTGA
- the COPS3 gene encoding COP9 signalosome complex subunit 3 isoform X6, translated as MPSVPDFETLFSQVQLFISTCNGEHIRYATDTFAGLCHQLTNALVERKQPLRGIGILKQAIDKMQMNTNQLTSIHADLCQLCLLAKCFKPALPYLDVDMMDICKENGAYDAKHFLCYYYYGGMIYTGLKNFERALYFYEQAITTPAMAVSHIMLESYKKYILVSLILLGKVQQLPKYTSQIVGRFIKRQSLAMLARLVLNSWPQAVLLRLPPRVLGLQPLSNAYHELAQVYSTNNPSELRNLVNKHSETFTRDNNMGLVKQCLSSLYKKNIQRLTKTFLTLSLQDMASRVQLSGPQEAEKYVLHMIEDGEIFASINQKDGMVSFHDNPEKYNNPAMLHNIDQEMLKCIELDERLKAMDQEITVNPQFVQKSMGSQEDDSGNKPSSYS; from the exons ATGCCCAGTGTTCCTGACTTCGAAACGCTATTCTCACAGGTTCAGCTCTTCATCAGTACTTGTAATGGGGAGCACATTCGATATGCAACAGACACTT TTGCTGGGCTTTGCCATCAGCTAACAAATGCACTTGTGGAAAGAAAACAG CCCCTGCGAGGAATTGGCATCCTTAAGCAAGCCATAGACAAGATGCAGATGAATACAAACCAGCTGACCTCAATACATGCTGATCTCTGCCAG CTTTGTTTGCTAGCAAAATGCTTTAAGCCTGCCCTTCCATATCTTGACGTGGATATGATGGATATCTGTAAAGAGAATGGAGCCTATGATGCAAAGCACTTTTTATGTTACTATTATTATGGAGGGATGATCTATACTGGGCTGAAGAACTTTGAAAGAGCTCTCTACTTTTATGAACAG GCTATAACTACTCCTGCCATGGCGGTCAGTCATATCATGTTGGAAtcatataaaaagtatattttagtgTCTTTGATATTACTTGGCAAAGTACAACAGCTACCAAAATATACATCTCAAATTGTGGGTAGATTCATTAAG agacagagtctcgctatgttggccaggttggtgttgaactcctggcctcaagcagtccttctgcgtctgcctcccagagtgctgggattacag CCTCTTAGCAATGCATACCACGAGTTAGCACAAGTGTATTCAACCAACAACCCCTCAGAACTCCGAAACCTGGTGAATAAGCACAGTGAAACCTTCACTCGCGATAACAACATGGGGCTGGTGAAGCAATGCTTGTCATCTCTTTATAAGAAGAATATTCAGAGGCTAACAAAG ACCTTTTTAACTCTATCATTACAAGATATGGCAAGTCGTGTGCAGTTATCTGGACCTCAGGAGGCAGAAAAATATGTTCTGCACATG aTAGAAGATGGTGAGATTTTTGCAAGTATTAACCAGAAGGACGGTATGGTCAGTTTCCATGATAAccctgaaaaatataataacccAGCCATGCTTCATAACATTGATCAGGAG ATGCTGAAGTGCATTGAGCTGGATGAGCGGCTGAAAGCCATGGACCAGGAGATCACAGTGAACCCTCAGTTTGTACAAAAG AGTATGGGCTCACAAGAAGATGATTCAGGAAACAAACCATCCAGTTATTCTTGA
- the COPS3 gene encoding COP9 signalosome complex subunit 3 isoform X2, which yields MTQLCELINKSGELLAKNLSHLDTVLGALDVQEHSLGVLAVLFVKFSMPSVPDFETLFSQVQLFISTCNGEHIRYATDTFAGLCHQLTNALVERKQPLRGIGILKQAIDKMQMNTNQLTSIHADLCQLCLLAKCFKPALPYLDVDMMDICKENGAYDAKHFLCYYYYGGMIYTGLKNFERALYFYEQAITTPAMAVSHIMLESYKKYILVSLILLGKVQQLPKYTSQIVGRFIKRQSLAMLARLVLNSWPQAVLLRLPPRVLGLQPLSNAYHELAQVYSTNNPSELRNLVNKHSETFTRDNNMGLVKQCLSSLYKKNIQRLTKTFLTLSLQDMASRVQLSGPQEAEKYVLHMIEDGEIFASINQKDGMVSFHDNPEKYNNPAMLHNIDQEMLKCIELDERLKAMDQEITVNPQFVQKSMGSQEDDSGNKPSSYS from the exons GTTTGTGAAGTTTTCTATGCCCAGTGTTCCTGACTTCGAAACGCTATTCTCACAGGTTCAGCTCTTCATCAGTACTTGTAATGGGGAGCACATTCGATATGCAACAGACACTT TTGCTGGGCTTTGCCATCAGCTAACAAATGCACTTGTGGAAAGAAAACAG CCCCTGCGAGGAATTGGCATCCTTAAGCAAGCCATAGACAAGATGCAGATGAATACAAACCAGCTGACCTCAATACATGCTGATCTCTGCCAG CTTTGTTTGCTAGCAAAATGCTTTAAGCCTGCCCTTCCATATCTTGACGTGGATATGATGGATATCTGTAAAGAGAATGGAGCCTATGATGCAAAGCACTTTTTATGTTACTATTATTATGGAGGGATGATCTATACTGGGCTGAAGAACTTTGAAAGAGCTCTCTACTTTTATGAACAG GCTATAACTACTCCTGCCATGGCGGTCAGTCATATCATGTTGGAAtcatataaaaagtatattttagtgTCTTTGATATTACTTGGCAAAGTACAACAGCTACCAAAATATACATCTCAAATTGTGGGTAGATTCATTAAG agacagagtctcgctatgttggccaggttggtgttgaactcctggcctcaagcagtccttctgcgtctgcctcccagagtgctgggattacag CCTCTTAGCAATGCATACCACGAGTTAGCACAAGTGTATTCAACCAACAACCCCTCAGAACTCCGAAACCTGGTGAATAAGCACAGTGAAACCTTCACTCGCGATAACAACATGGGGCTGGTGAAGCAATGCTTGTCATCTCTTTATAAGAAGAATATTCAGAGGCTAACAAAG ACCTTTTTAACTCTATCATTACAAGATATGGCAAGTCGTGTGCAGTTATCTGGACCTCAGGAGGCAGAAAAATATGTTCTGCACATG aTAGAAGATGGTGAGATTTTTGCAAGTATTAACCAGAAGGACGGTATGGTCAGTTTCCATGATAAccctgaaaaatataataacccAGCCATGCTTCATAACATTGATCAGGAG ATGCTGAAGTGCATTGAGCTGGATGAGCGGCTGAAAGCCATGGACCAGGAGATCACAGTGAACCCTCAGTTTGTACAAAAG AGTATGGGCTCACAAGAAGATGATTCAGGAAACAAACCATCCAGTTATTCTTGA
- the COPS3 gene encoding COP9 signalosome complex subunit 3 isoform X10 produces the protein MGSTFDMQQTLPLRGIGILKQAIDKMQMNTNQLTSIHADLCQLCLLAKCFKPALPYLDVDMMDICKENGAYDAKHFLCYYYYGGMIYTGLKNFERALYFYEQAITTPAMAVSHIMLESYKKYILVSLILLGKVQQLPKYTSQIVGRFIKPLSNAYHELAQVYSTNNPSELRNLVNKHSETFTRDNNMGLVKQCLSSLYKKNIQRLTKTFLTLSLQDMASRVQLSGPQEAEKYVLHMIEDGEIFASINQKDGMVSFHDNPEKYNNPAMLHNIDQEMLKCIELDERLKAMDQEITVNPQFVQKSMGSQEDDSGNKPSSYS, from the exons ATGGGGAGCACATTCGATATGCAACAGACACTT CCCCTGCGAGGAATTGGCATCCTTAAGCAAGCCATAGACAAGATGCAGATGAATACAAACCAGCTGACCTCAATACATGCTGATCTCTGCCAG CTTTGTTTGCTAGCAAAATGCTTTAAGCCTGCCCTTCCATATCTTGACGTGGATATGATGGATATCTGTAAAGAGAATGGAGCCTATGATGCAAAGCACTTTTTATGTTACTATTATTATGGAGGGATGATCTATACTGGGCTGAAGAACTTTGAAAGAGCTCTCTACTTTTATGAACAG GCTATAACTACTCCTGCCATGGCGGTCAGTCATATCATGTTGGAAtcatataaaaagtatattttagtgTCTTTGATATTACTTGGCAAAGTACAACAGCTACCAAAATATACATCTCAAATTGTGGGTAGATTCATTAAG CCTCTTAGCAATGCATACCACGAGTTAGCACAAGTGTATTCAACCAACAACCCCTCAGAACTCCGAAACCTGGTGAATAAGCACAGTGAAACCTTCACTCGCGATAACAACATGGGGCTGGTGAAGCAATGCTTGTCATCTCTTTATAAGAAGAATATTCAGAGGCTAACAAAG ACCTTTTTAACTCTATCATTACAAGATATGGCAAGTCGTGTGCAGTTATCTGGACCTCAGGAGGCAGAAAAATATGTTCTGCACATG aTAGAAGATGGTGAGATTTTTGCAAGTATTAACCAGAAGGACGGTATGGTCAGTTTCCATGATAAccctgaaaaatataataacccAGCCATGCTTCATAACATTGATCAGGAG ATGCTGAAGTGCATTGAGCTGGATGAGCGGCTGAAAGCCATGGACCAGGAGATCACAGTGAACCCTCAGTTTGTACAAAAG AGTATGGGCTCACAAGAAGATGATTCAGGAAACAAACCATCCAGTTATTCTTGA